A single window of Archangium gephyra DNA harbors:
- a CDS encoding Imm52 family immunity protein → MQDKYYVGAYWGPRRETALECARRAELFFHMLARCDPAFSQWYRAGRGFPRDLPGWPVRPEMKELETLFLKGRNRTDVGKKVIEDMGFRLMVWNAKKDAIHVHLHCGGYSPWGVPNSCLLNPLWKSAVWERLVRSPVLAEVLTSVATAWDPDYAMASSSQMVDLVEKRGSEVRVGWLTYLSRRLGTLPPLPAPVRIEPVGTLGWLLVLSPEPMTASNPEHVALTTRVRELLDRAGLIERPAPRPASE, encoded by the coding sequence ATGCAGGACAAGTACTACGTCGGAGCGTACTGGGGACCACGCAGGGAAACGGCGCTGGAGTGTGCCCGGCGCGCGGAGCTCTTCTTCCACATGCTGGCGCGGTGTGACCCGGCGTTCTCCCAGTGGTACCGGGCGGGCCGGGGCTTTCCCCGCGACCTGCCGGGCTGGCCCGTCCGTCCGGAGATGAAGGAGTTGGAGACACTGTTCCTCAAGGGCCGAAATCGCACCGACGTCGGCAAGAAGGTCATCGAGGACATGGGCTTCCGCCTGATGGTGTGGAATGCCAAGAAGGACGCCATCCACGTTCACCTCCATTGTGGCGGATACTCACCGTGGGGAGTGCCCAATTCCTGCCTGCTCAACCCACTCTGGAAGAGCGCGGTCTGGGAACGGTTGGTCCGCTCACCCGTGCTGGCCGAGGTGCTCACCAGTGTGGCCACGGCGTGGGACCCTGACTACGCCATGGCCAGTTCCTCGCAGATGGTGGACCTCGTGGAGAAGCGCGGGTCCGAGGTACGGGTGGGCTGGCTGACGTACCTGTCGCGCCGCCTGGGCACGCTGCCGCCGCTGCCCGCGCCCGTGCGCATCGAGCCGGTGGGCACGCTGGGCTGGCTCCTCGTGCTCTCCCCCGAGCCCATGACGGCCAGCAACCCCGAGCACGTGGCCCTCACCACCCGCGTGCGCGAGCTGCTCGACAGGGCGGGCCTCATCGAACGGCCCGCGCCCCGGCCCGCCAGCGAGTGA
- a CDS encoding ABC transporter substrate-binding protein, with translation MVAKKYLFTFMVVGGLTLAVGQGTLLRLYTGRPLDWGSWAVLLLGTPPLLLLASYLFWYRWAGERAAQRTQLLTRLAEGDLTNNAYSGVEDQREVRRLLFSLRRALSQVQRVTSNVRRTCQGVSEEVRVLLEAARRQGGAVERSQESVNSMGQSLQAAGKRVAQLESFAQETNSSLVEMTERLGQVAEALLSLDEFSHRTTQQVQAMSERLHHIASSGDELARFASEAEAFVQVVHTGIDAVRHRASETNQLAHAVTATAERGEVLVNDCVQGMYRVEETVRKAAELVDSLGVRSTQIGRIVDVIQEIADQTNLLALNAAIIAAQAGEQGRPFGVVADEIRSLAERTARSTREIATMVGGIRREVVTTVSLVKEGREQASTGVQLGDRAAEALMEIRTITQRTFSAVEATLAETKRLEAQGSTVVDASHRVARRVDDVTRAAMEQAGHGRELVHQTQQMAKLAQEASQKAEGQARTGRDLSGAVVRLSTAIEEIRAAHNVLTRGDMSIGEEVARVREDALQVIRIGDGLSRTVEQLAHEAASLDGEVFRFRLPAPHPGGTVRAGIHQTAFVRALGGLDPLFAVDNQLLEMSCCVFANLLRLDDGVLVPELAERWEADPSARRYRFYLRQGITFHDGMPLTARDVKRHFERLLDPAVKSPDRTLLEDVEGARAFASGQARDVTGIEVLDDQTLEIRLEEPKAFFLQLMALPRTAVGRVTASGQVVGTGPYRQVEFGQERIVLERNRTYWRQGQPLLDRLEFHLVDSREQAVLALQENKVDLVSHLFAMHVESLELDGQQVVTSTTPSTSFLGFNLREAPYNDVRVRKALRAGMDIQGLVDRFHKGARIARTVTPPELLDDEGVLTEPRLDIHLAERLLREAGIRVLPLTLYFAKGRDTTAEDAVLFRPLLEAGLLELKHVELRAEEFAERRREGRLPAFRVGWIADFPDPDNFLYFHLNSKAQTVYSMGYRNAEFDRLTAEARITVDPERRKQLYRLAEKIAHEECPVIPIFHHRVHAAASGLVQGLRLHQAPPQVRFDELWLDKQEQRPEPRS, from the coding sequence ATGGTCGCCAAAAAGTACCTCTTCACCTTCATGGTCGTCGGAGGGCTCACGCTCGCCGTTGGCCAGGGCACCCTCCTCAGGCTCTACACCGGCCGCCCCCTGGATTGGGGCAGCTGGGCCGTGCTGCTGCTGGGCACCCCGCCCCTGCTGCTGCTGGCGAGCTATCTCTTCTGGTACAGGTGGGCCGGCGAGCGCGCCGCGCAGCGCACCCAGCTGCTCACCCGGCTGGCCGAGGGAGACCTCACCAACAACGCCTACAGCGGTGTGGAGGATCAGCGCGAGGTGCGCCGGCTGCTCTTCTCCCTGCGCCGCGCGCTCAGCCAGGTGCAGCGGGTGACGAGCAACGTGCGCCGCACCTGCCAGGGCGTGTCCGAGGAGGTCCGGGTGCTGCTGGAGGCCGCGCGCCGCCAGGGGGGCGCCGTGGAGCGCTCGCAGGAGTCGGTGAACAGCATGGGGCAGAGTCTCCAGGCCGCGGGCAAGCGCGTGGCCCAGCTGGAGAGCTTCGCCCAGGAGACGAACAGCTCACTGGTGGAGATGACGGAGCGGCTCGGGCAGGTGGCCGAGGCGCTGCTCTCGCTGGACGAGTTCTCGCACCGCACCACGCAGCAGGTGCAGGCCATGAGCGAGCGGCTGCACCACATCGCCTCCTCCGGTGACGAGCTGGCGCGCTTCGCCAGCGAGGCGGAGGCCTTCGTCCAGGTGGTGCACACCGGCATCGACGCCGTGCGCCACCGCGCCTCGGAGACCAACCAGCTGGCCCACGCCGTGACGGCCACCGCCGAGCGCGGTGAGGTGCTCGTCAACGACTGCGTGCAGGGCATGTACCGGGTGGAGGAGACGGTGCGCAAGGCCGCCGAGCTGGTGGATTCCCTGGGCGTGCGCTCCACGCAAATCGGCCGCATCGTGGACGTCATCCAGGAAATCGCGGACCAGACGAACCTGCTGGCGCTCAATGCCGCCATCATCGCCGCCCAGGCCGGTGAGCAGGGCCGGCCCTTCGGCGTGGTGGCCGATGAAATCCGCAGCCTGGCCGAGCGCACCGCGCGCTCCACGCGGGAGATCGCCACCATGGTGGGCGGCATCCGCCGGGAGGTGGTCACCACGGTGTCGCTGGTGAAGGAGGGCCGTGAGCAGGCCAGCACGGGCGTGCAGTTGGGAGACCGGGCGGCCGAGGCGCTGATGGAGATCCGTACCATCACCCAGCGCACCTTCTCGGCGGTGGAGGCGACGCTGGCCGAGACGAAGCGGCTGGAGGCGCAGGGCTCCACGGTGGTGGACGCCAGCCACCGGGTGGCGCGGCGGGTGGACGACGTGACGCGGGCGGCCATGGAGCAGGCGGGGCACGGGCGCGAGCTGGTGCACCAGACGCAGCAGATGGCCAAGCTGGCCCAGGAGGCCTCGCAGAAGGCCGAGGGCCAGGCGCGCACGGGCCGCGACCTGTCCGGCGCGGTGGTGAGACTGAGCACGGCCATCGAGGAGATCCGCGCGGCGCACAACGTGCTGACGCGGGGGGACATGTCCATCGGTGAAGAGGTGGCGCGGGTGCGCGAGGACGCGCTCCAGGTCATCCGCATCGGCGACGGGCTGAGCCGCACGGTGGAGCAGCTGGCGCACGAGGCGGCCAGCCTGGATGGCGAGGTGTTCCGCTTCCGGCTTCCGGCGCCCCACCCGGGCGGCACGGTGCGCGCGGGCATCCACCAGACGGCCTTCGTCCGGGCCCTGGGCGGGTTGGATCCGCTCTTCGCCGTGGACAACCAGCTGCTGGAGATGAGCTGCTGCGTCTTCGCCAACCTGCTGCGGCTGGACGACGGCGTGCTGGTGCCGGAGCTGGCCGAGCGCTGGGAAGCGGACCCCTCGGCGCGCCGCTACCGCTTCTACCTGCGCCAGGGCATCACCTTCCATGACGGCATGCCCCTGACGGCGCGCGACGTGAAGCGTCACTTCGAGCGGCTGTTGGACCCGGCGGTGAAGTCTCCGGATCGCACCCTGCTGGAGGACGTGGAGGGCGCCAGGGCCTTCGCGTCGGGCCAGGCGCGCGACGTGACGGGCATCGAGGTGCTGGATGACCAGACGTTGGAGATCCGCCTGGAGGAGCCCAAGGCCTTCTTCCTGCAGCTGATGGCATTGCCGCGCACGGCGGTGGGCCGGGTGACCGCGAGCGGGCAGGTGGTGGGCACGGGCCCCTACCGGCAGGTGGAGTTCGGGCAGGAGCGCATCGTGCTCGAGCGCAACCGCACCTACTGGCGCCAGGGGCAGCCGCTGCTGGACCGGCTCGAGTTCCACCTGGTGGACTCGCGCGAGCAGGCCGTGCTGGCCCTGCAGGAGAACAAGGTGGACCTCGTCTCGCACCTGTTCGCCATGCACGTGGAGTCGCTGGAGCTGGATGGGCAGCAGGTGGTGACCAGCACCACGCCGTCCACGTCGTTCCTCGGCTTCAACCTGCGCGAGGCGCCGTACAACGACGTGCGGGTGCGCAAGGCGCTCCGGGCGGGAATGGACATCCAGGGGCTGGTGGACCGCTTCCACAAGGGAGCGCGCATCGCCCGCACGGTGACGCCGCCGGAGCTGCTGGATGACGAGGGTGTGCTGACCGAGCCAAGGCTGGACATCCATCTGGCCGAGCGGCTGCTGCGCGAGGCCGGCATCCGGGTGCTGCCGCTCACGCTCTACTTCGCGAAGGGACGCGACACGACGGCCGAGGACGCCGTGCTCTTCCGGCCGCTGCTCGAGGCGGGACTGCTGGAGCTCAAGCACGTGGAGCTGCGCGCGGAGGAGTTCGCCGAGCGGCGGCGCGAGGGGCGGCTGCCCGCCTTCCGGGTGGGGTGGATCGCCGACTTCCCCGACCCGGACAACTTCCTCTACTTCCACCTCAACTCGAAGGCGCAGACCGTCTACTCGATGGGCTACCGCAACGCGGAGTTCGACAGGCTGACGGCGGAGGCGCGCATCACCGTGGACCCGGAGCGGCGCAAGCAGCTCTACCGGCTCGCGGAGAAGATCGCCCACGAGGAGTGCCCCGTCATCCCCATCTTCCACCACCGCGTGCACGCGGCGGCGAGCGGGCTGGTGCAGGGGCTGCGGCTGCATCAGGCGCCCCCGCAGGTGCGCTTCGATGAGCTGTGGCTGGACAAGCAGGAGCAACGGCCGGAGCCGAGGAGCTGA
- a CDS encoding DedA family protein, whose translation MVEFLDNLISNIGLLGLLVLGLAAAVEYVVPPFPGDTITLLGGVYAVRGEHPWPLVFLVVVAGSVVGALINYQVGRWLVGRFERKPGDVFFGISHARLEAVQSQMRHKGPWLLLANRFIPGVRGLIFVAAGAAHMPRSNALILGALSAMAHTGLVLALGAAVGGNLERLEALMWRYQWAVLGLVGVGVVAVLVRALAKRKAQASASPE comes from the coding sequence ATGGTCGAGTTCCTCGACAACCTCATCTCCAATATCGGACTGCTGGGGCTGCTGGTGCTCGGGCTGGCGGCGGCGGTGGAGTACGTGGTGCCGCCGTTCCCCGGGGACACCATCACGCTGCTGGGCGGTGTGTACGCGGTGCGGGGTGAGCACCCCTGGCCCCTGGTGTTCCTGGTGGTGGTGGCGGGGAGCGTGGTGGGGGCGCTCATCAACTACCAGGTAGGGCGGTGGCTGGTGGGGCGCTTCGAGCGGAAGCCGGGGGACGTGTTCTTCGGCATCTCCCATGCGCGGCTGGAGGCGGTGCAGTCGCAGATGCGGCACAAGGGGCCGTGGCTGCTGCTGGCCAACCGCTTCATCCCGGGCGTGCGGGGGCTGATTTTCGTGGCGGCCGGGGCGGCGCACATGCCGCGCAGCAACGCGCTGATTCTCGGGGCGCTGTCGGCGATGGCGCACACGGGCCTGGTGCTGGCGCTGGGCGCGGCGGTGGGCGGCAACCTGGAGCGGCTGGAGGCGCTGATGTGGCGCTACCAGTGGGCCGTCCTCGGGTTGGTGGGGGTGGGCGTGGTGGCGGTGCTGGTGCGCGCCCTGGCGAAGCGGAAGGCGCAGGCGTCGGCCTCGCCCGAGTGA
- a CDS encoding polysaccharide lyase, translating to MAGDFETGNSSQYTRAQQVSADRLQVVQSPVFQGRYALQATVRQGDDPINASGNRNELVYQGYEKEGSEYYYRWQVLFPQDYPSVKTWQVFTQWHHNGCCGSPPVEFFVYGEELRLTLTNSVTPWKTALVRGQWQDFIFHVKWSSDPSVGFIELWHNGQRVLSRYAHATMYPGDGIYLKLGLYRSDTVLPVGVVYHDGFVQGTRLEDVLPPVSQPTPDGETPPIVPSSPLPDTGATPPTFEEVPLHVGCSSAGGPLWVVALLGLGGLLRRARRR from the coding sequence GTGGCGGGGGACTTCGAGACGGGCAACAGCTCCCAGTACACGCGCGCCCAGCAGGTGAGCGCGGATCGGCTCCAGGTGGTGCAGTCGCCGGTGTTCCAGGGACGTTACGCGCTCCAGGCCACGGTGAGGCAGGGGGATGACCCCATCAACGCCAGCGGCAACCGCAACGAGCTCGTCTACCAGGGTTACGAGAAGGAGGGCTCGGAGTACTACTACCGCTGGCAGGTGCTGTTCCCCCAGGACTACCCGAGCGTGAAGACGTGGCAGGTCTTCACCCAGTGGCACCACAATGGCTGCTGCGGCTCGCCGCCGGTGGAGTTCTTCGTCTACGGCGAGGAGCTCCGGCTGACGCTGACGAACAGTGTGACGCCGTGGAAGACGGCGCTGGTGCGCGGGCAGTGGCAGGACTTCATCTTCCACGTGAAGTGGTCGTCGGATCCCTCGGTGGGCTTCATCGAGCTGTGGCACAACGGCCAGCGCGTGCTGTCGCGGTACGCACACGCGACGATGTACCCGGGGGATGGCATCTACCTGAAGCTGGGCCTGTACCGCAGCGACACCGTGCTGCCGGTGGGCGTCGTGTACCACGACGGTTTCGTGCAGGGGACGCGGCTGGAGGACGTGCTGCCGCCGGTGTCCCAGCCCACGCCGGACGGTGAGACGCCGCCCATCGTGCCCAGCTCTCCGTTGCCGGATACGGGCGCCACCCCTCCGACGTTCGAGGAGGTGCCACTGCATGTCGGTTGCTCGAGCGCGGGCGGGCCGCTGTGGGTGGTGGCACTGCTGGGGCTCGGTGGCTTGCTGCGTCGCGCCCGGCGCCGCTGA
- a CDS encoding Tox-REase-5 domain-containing protein has product MSTHSIGAHGGWLGVVVLAMAVAVLLGGCATAPPRASLTSGFGLHSRSSSLREGARAWQPVVTAVPGALEGAAGGFPEQTEDFFQVVQEASGLGEEARHPAGAALYVEQARQLLGRLVKTPVTQRSFAPRRALSWLLREVLEGGERVDYADLKWRAERFERLVMVRPDGYLVAALDGTPLQRRGPLKLVEGEWAVGRLVVGGFYFSHGGVFYPVTEALRREDSEPLAESGMGRDPLNAALDGAQDALGEMTLALAHSVLNPIRTLEDLGQLPTTVAYLIATSPEYFARYGAMSREDQIREAARLSTHLLLLLGGARATVGRMGGLGADLPGLSLTARGELVLGEAVVAGAVGTVGVDLRAFSILHMAGKGRGSNTGGASGKAGKASQKAPARSPGRWTYKKPTNESKRSQDYQEQVTGRPAWWVYMIGEVEFDGIKLGELLEAKGPGYCSFFEADGSPKPWFVNSGKFDEMMEQAGRQSQMAQQVGMPVSWHVADAKVAEFLRETFKENNWKNITVHHTRPVQ; this is encoded by the coding sequence ATGTCCACTCATTCCATCGGAGCGCACGGCGGCTGGCTCGGCGTGGTCGTTCTGGCCATGGCCGTGGCCGTTCTCCTCGGTGGGTGCGCCACGGCCCCGCCGCGCGCGAGCCTGACGAGCGGCTTCGGACTCCACTCCCGGTCCTCCTCGCTGCGTGAGGGGGCCAGAGCATGGCAGCCCGTCGTCACCGCTGTGCCTGGAGCGCTGGAGGGAGCAGCGGGGGGCTTTCCCGAGCAGACGGAGGACTTCTTCCAGGTGGTGCAGGAGGCCAGTGGCCTCGGGGAAGAGGCGCGTCACCCGGCGGGCGCGGCGCTCTACGTGGAGCAGGCGCGCCAGCTGCTGGGCCGATTGGTGAAGACGCCGGTGACACAGCGGAGCTTCGCTCCACGCCGGGCGCTGAGTTGGTTGCTGCGCGAGGTGCTCGAGGGCGGCGAGCGCGTGGACTACGCGGACTTGAAGTGGCGCGCCGAGCGCTTCGAGCGGCTGGTGATGGTGCGTCCGGACGGCTACCTGGTGGCCGCGCTCGACGGCACGCCCCTTCAACGCCGGGGACCCCTGAAACTGGTGGAAGGAGAGTGGGCGGTGGGCCGCCTCGTGGTGGGCGGCTTCTACTTCTCACACGGAGGCGTCTTCTACCCGGTGACCGAGGCCCTGCGGCGCGAGGACAGCGAGCCCCTGGCCGAATCGGGCATGGGGAGGGACCCGCTCAACGCCGCGTTGGATGGGGCCCAGGACGCCTTGGGGGAGATGACGCTGGCGCTGGCGCACTCCGTCCTCAACCCCATCCGCACGCTGGAGGACCTGGGGCAGTTGCCCACGACGGTGGCGTACCTGATTGCCACCTCGCCCGAGTACTTCGCGCGCTACGGCGCCATGTCGCGGGAGGACCAGATACGCGAGGCGGCGCGCCTGTCCACGCACCTGCTCCTGCTGCTCGGAGGCGCACGGGCCACGGTGGGCCGCATGGGCGGACTGGGAGCGGACCTGCCAGGACTGTCGCTCACGGCCAGGGGAGAGTTGGTGCTGGGCGAAGCCGTGGTGGCGGGCGCGGTGGGCACGGTGGGCGTGGACCTGCGTGCCTTCTCCATCCTCCACATGGCGGGGAAGGGCCGGGGCAGCAACACCGGCGGCGCGAGCGGCAAGGCGGGGAAGGCGTCCCAGAAGGCTCCGGCGCGGAGCCCCGGCAGGTGGACGTACAAGAAGCCTACCAACGAGTCCAAGCGCTCCCAGGACTACCAGGAGCAGGTGACGGGGCGGCCCGCGTGGTGGGTGTACATGATTGGAGAAGTGGAGTTCGACGGCATCAAACTAGGGGAACTGCTGGAGGCCAAGGGTCCCGGCTACTGCTCCTTCTTCGAGGCGGATGGGTCGCCCAAGCCCTGGTTCGTGAATTCCGGCAAGTTCGACGAGATGATGGAGCAGGCCGGGAGACAATCGCAGATGGCCCAGCAGGTTGGGATGCCGGTGTCCTGGCACGTTGCCGATGCCAAGGTGGCGGAGTTCCTTCGAGAAACCTTCAAGGAAAACAACTGGAAGAACATCACCGTCCACCACACGCGGCCCGTGCAGTAG
- a CDS encoding arginine N-succinyltransferase, with the protein MLVLRDVQKTDLPGLKRLAAVLNTVNLPNNEETLEAIIDKSVKSFAGKVKNPFDREYLFVLEDVRNELIIGTSMIIAQHGTYEAPHTYYDVSEREHYSATIGRHFRHKVLSIGYNYEGPTEIGGLVVDPPYRATPDKPGKQLSYVRFLFMAMHKRLFRPKVLAELLPPLLPDGRSLLWEACGKKFTGLTYHEADRLSRQNKEFIKELFPNSDIYASLFPERVQKVLGEVGPNTKGVQRMLERVGFRYVERIDPFDGGPHFEANLSDITLVRRYRSLKLAEQDFDMEGDDVLVSYERESGRNRFRAVRTTARLDDKNAYLPAKAKELLEAPAGAKLSVIPFD; encoded by the coding sequence ATGCTCGTCCTGCGCGATGTCCAGAAGACCGACCTGCCCGGCCTGAAGCGGCTCGCCGCGGTGCTCAACACCGTCAACCTGCCCAACAACGAGGAGACGCTCGAGGCCATCATCGACAAGTCCGTGAAGAGCTTCGCGGGCAAGGTGAAGAATCCCTTCGATCGCGAGTACCTCTTCGTCCTGGAGGACGTGCGCAACGAGCTCATCATCGGCACGTCGATGATCATCGCGCAGCACGGCACCTACGAGGCGCCGCACACCTACTACGACGTCTCCGAGCGCGAGCACTACTCGGCCACCATCGGCCGGCACTTCCGGCACAAGGTGCTGTCCATCGGCTACAACTACGAGGGCCCCACGGAGATTGGCGGCCTGGTGGTGGACCCGCCCTACCGCGCCACGCCCGACAAGCCCGGCAAGCAGCTGTCCTACGTGCGCTTCCTCTTCATGGCCATGCACAAGCGGCTCTTCCGCCCCAAGGTGCTCGCCGAGCTGCTGCCGCCGCTGCTGCCCGACGGGCGCAGCCTCCTGTGGGAGGCGTGCGGCAAGAAGTTCACCGGCCTCACCTACCACGAGGCGGATCGCCTCAGCCGGCAGAACAAGGAGTTCATCAAGGAGCTCTTCCCCAACTCGGACATCTACGCGTCGCTCTTCCCCGAGCGCGTGCAGAAGGTGCTCGGCGAGGTGGGGCCCAACACCAAGGGCGTGCAGCGGATGCTCGAGCGCGTGGGCTTCCGCTACGTGGAGCGAATCGATCCGTTCGACGGCGGTCCGCACTTCGAGGCCAACCTGTCGGACATCACCCTGGTGCGCCGCTACCGCTCGCTGAAGCTGGCCGAGCAGGACTTCGACATGGAGGGTGATGACGTGCTCGTGTCCTACGAGCGCGAGTCGGGGCGCAACCGCTTCCGCGCGGTGCGCACCACGGCGCGGCTGGACGACAAGAACGCCTACCTGCCGGCGAAGGCCAAGGAGCTGCTGGAGGCTCCGGCGGGCGCGAAGCTGTCCGTGATTCCCTTCGACTGA
- a CDS encoding lasso peptide biosynthesis protein — protein MLPLVSALLLALPAGGASPLPPGEAARFVFAWKGVPVGTVTLSLTPEMKRFTYTSRHLHTRGAHMGERVREASLEVGPGETVVGRASIPQALWLWRGPRAPGCVTGREELSGREGPHCITAVRGDTVEGTMFGQPFTARYDERGRMAALEVGESRFTAVAPGVRLRPPPELFAEGVPVEGTSGPLAFSPSWPLVVRPGWLTDWRAGEARALAEAVHAAFPEKGPGAADWREGGEGEAGGCLAHALRFAARAAARGHKVALVHGLLVVDGGPGRPHAWVRVGLAGGGTLDLDPTSLDPVTRDTHLPLAVTEPGGPSVEAGERWLALLRGEYRVVRLPLAR, from the coding sequence GTGCTCCCGCTCGTCTCCGCTCTCCTGCTCGCCCTGCCAGCGGGGGGCGCTTCGCCGCTCCCTCCTGGGGAGGCCGCTCGCTTCGTCTTCGCCTGGAAGGGGGTGCCCGTGGGCACCGTCACCCTCTCCCTCACACCGGAGATGAAGCGCTTCACCTATACCTCGCGCCACCTGCACACCCGGGGCGCGCACATGGGCGAGCGGGTGAGGGAGGCCTCGCTGGAGGTGGGCCCGGGGGAGACCGTGGTGGGGCGCGCGAGCATTCCGCAGGCGCTGTGGCTGTGGCGCGGTCCCCGTGCGCCCGGCTGTGTGACGGGGCGGGAGGAGCTGTCTGGCCGCGAGGGGCCGCACTGCATCACCGCCGTGCGGGGCGACACGGTGGAGGGGACGATGTTCGGCCAGCCCTTCACCGCACGCTATGACGAGCGCGGGCGGATGGCGGCGTTGGAGGTGGGCGAGTCGCGCTTCACCGCGGTCGCACCAGGCGTACGGCTGAGGCCGCCACCGGAGCTCTTCGCGGAAGGAGTCCCCGTGGAGGGCACGTCGGGACCGCTCGCCTTCTCACCTTCCTGGCCTCTCGTGGTGAGGCCGGGCTGGTTGACGGACTGGCGAGCGGGCGAGGCGCGGGCGCTCGCGGAGGCGGTGCACGCGGCCTTTCCGGAGAAGGGCCCGGGGGCCGCGGATTGGCGCGAGGGGGGCGAGGGCGAGGCGGGCGGGTGTCTGGCCCATGCGCTGCGCTTCGCGGCGCGGGCGGCGGCGCGGGGACACAAGGTGGCGCTGGTGCACGGGCTGCTCGTCGTGGACGGAGGACCGGGCCGGCCCCATGCATGGGTGCGCGTGGGGCTCGCCGGAGGCGGCACGCTGGATCTGGATCCCACCTCGTTGGACCCCGTCACCCGGGACACGCACCTGCCGCTCGCCGTGACCGAACCGGGAGGGCCCTCGGTGGAGGCCGGGGAGCGGTGGCTGGCGCTGCTGCGCGGCGAGTACCGCGTGGTGCGACTGCCCCTGGCGCGTTGA